A stretch of the Mycobacteroides immunogenum genome encodes the following:
- a CDS encoding APC family permease encodes MTEDVARAELEHAEQSEGLVSKGLAAGRIGTFTGAVLGISTVAPGYTLTASIGLIVAAVGLKMPAILIAGFIPMFLTAYAYRELNSRAPDCGASFTWSTKAFGPYVGWMCGWGMVIATIIVLSNLASIGVQYGYQFLGAVFHNQTVAELANNKAVNIISTVALLAIATYISSRGITTSEKVQYVLVGFQMIVLVLFAVVAIAKAPSAAGHLDFDLDWFNPLTGLTLSAFVIGLIGSIFAFWGWDTCLTLGEECKDPTKVPGRAGLLCVLSILLTYLLVAVAVMMFAGVGDTDLGLANEANKDNVFGSLANPVLGSWLGPLLLLAIFASAVASLQTTSLPAARTMLAMGTYGAFPKRFASVSPRFLTPTFSTVVAGAVTAAFYTIVSLLSDRTLLDTIAALGIMICWYYGITAFACVWYFRTELFASAHNVVYKFLFPLLGGLMLGAVFVISVRESMDPEKTGSGAAIGGIGLVFYLGFGILAFGAVLMLIMRFTSPDFFRGRTLTRDTAPLSE; translated from the coding sequence AAGGACTTGTCTCAAAAGGCCTGGCCGCCGGACGGATCGGCACCTTCACCGGCGCGGTCCTCGGAATCTCCACGGTGGCACCTGGATACACGCTCACCGCCAGCATCGGACTGATCGTGGCGGCGGTCGGCCTGAAGATGCCCGCCATCCTCATCGCCGGATTCATCCCGATGTTCCTCACCGCGTACGCCTACCGCGAACTGAATTCGCGAGCACCGGACTGCGGAGCCTCATTCACCTGGTCCACCAAGGCATTCGGACCCTACGTCGGCTGGATGTGCGGGTGGGGCATGGTGATTGCCACCATCATCGTGCTGTCCAATCTGGCCTCGATCGGTGTGCAATACGGATACCAGTTCCTCGGCGCGGTCTTTCACAATCAAACGGTCGCCGAGCTCGCCAACAACAAGGCCGTCAACATCATCTCCACTGTGGCGCTTTTGGCCATCGCCACCTACATCTCCAGCCGCGGCATCACCACCAGCGAAAAGGTGCAGTACGTTCTGGTCGGCTTTCAGATGATCGTGCTGGTGCTCTTCGCCGTCGTCGCCATCGCGAAGGCCCCCAGCGCGGCCGGACACCTCGACTTCGACCTCGATTGGTTCAACCCACTCACCGGACTAACCCTGAGCGCCTTCGTCATTGGGCTTATCGGCTCGATCTTCGCGTTCTGGGGCTGGGACACCTGCCTGACGCTCGGCGAGGAATGCAAGGACCCCACCAAAGTACCCGGGCGGGCCGGTCTGCTCTGCGTGCTGTCCATCCTGTTGACCTATCTCCTAGTGGCGGTCGCGGTCATGATGTTCGCGGGCGTCGGCGACACCGATCTGGGTCTGGCGAACGAGGCGAACAAGGACAATGTCTTTGGCTCCCTGGCCAACCCGGTGCTGGGCAGTTGGCTCGGCCCGCTGCTGCTGTTGGCGATATTCGCCTCCGCGGTGGCCAGCCTGCAGACCACCTCGCTGCCCGCCGCGCGCACCATGCTGGCCATGGGGACCTACGGCGCGTTCCCGAAGCGGTTCGCCAGTGTCAGCCCGCGATTCCTCACACCCACATTCAGCACCGTGGTGGCCGGCGCCGTCACCGCGGCCTTCTACACGATTGTCAGCCTGCTCTCCGATCGCACCCTGCTGGATACCATTGCCGCCCTGGGCATCATGATCTGCTGGTATTACGGCATCACCGCCTTCGCCTGCGTGTGGTACTTCCGCACAGAGCTGTTCGCCAGCGCTCACAACGTGGTGTACAAATTCCTGTTTCCGCTCCTGGGCGGTCTGATGCTGGGGGCGGTGTTCGTGATCTCCGTACGCGAGAGCATGGACCCCGAGAAGACCGGCAGCGGTGCCGCGATCGGTGGTATCGGCCTGGTGTTCTATCTCGGCTTCGGAATCCTGGCGTTCGGCGCGGTGCTCATGCTGATCATGCGCTTCACCAGCCCTGACTTCTTTCGGGGACGCACCCTCACCCGGGACACCGCACCGTTGTCCGAATAA
- a CDS encoding helix-turn-helix domain-containing protein, whose protein sequence is MAARRDPRLVELGSLLRTRRSAIHPDAVGLPTPDARRQVAGLRREEVADMAFTSLEHYTRIEQGRVPPSRDVLDRLSSVLRLTEDECRYARQLLAGSGLRPSPIAALPQVSGPILHLLQRLTDIPAILIGPQTAILAWNDAAARLFLDFGQIPVAERTFVELLFTHESFQSRFGDLPAMRRVAVGILRSTSADELSNGEYSAHLQKISEASADFHAMWHQFDVAQPRGIPALPLHHPETGEIVVDVVTLLFDDPSQRLLLFV, encoded by the coding sequence ATGGCAGCCCGACGTGATCCGCGGCTGGTGGAGCTGGGGTCCTTGCTACGGACCCGCCGAAGCGCGATTCACCCCGACGCGGTGGGGCTTCCCACGCCGGACGCGCGCAGACAGGTGGCGGGGCTGCGTCGCGAAGAAGTAGCCGATATGGCCTTCACCAGTCTGGAGCACTACACCCGTATTGAGCAGGGCCGCGTTCCGCCCAGCAGGGATGTACTGGACCGCCTCTCCTCGGTCCTGCGGCTCACCGAAGACGAGTGCCGCTATGCCCGCCAGCTGCTGGCCGGCTCCGGCCTCCGCCCCTCCCCGATAGCCGCACTGCCCCAGGTCAGTGGGCCGATATTGCACCTACTGCAACGGCTTACCGATATCCCCGCGATCTTGATCGGACCCCAAACCGCGATTCTTGCGTGGAACGACGCAGCGGCACGGCTGTTCCTGGACTTCGGGCAGATACCCGTCGCCGAACGAACCTTCGTCGAGCTGCTGTTCACGCACGAGAGCTTCCAAAGCAGATTCGGTGACTTGCCCGCCATGCGTCGCGTCGCCGTAGGCATCCTTCGCTCCACGTCCGCCGACGAACTGTCCAATGGTGAGTACTCGGCCCACCTCCAGAAAATCTCGGAGGCCAGTGCCGATTTCCATGCCATGTGGCACCAATTCGACGTCGCACAGCCACGCGGAATACCGGCGCTGCCTTTGCACCACCCCGAAACCGGCGAGATCGTCGTCGACGTGGTCACCCTGTTGTTTGACGACCCCTCGCAGCGACTGTTGCTTTTTGTGTGA
- a CDS encoding amidohydrolase family protein, which produces MAADRIDVHTHVVPPFWGEALLNHGGDPSGWAIPGWSADAHLKFMDENQIATSVLSLTAPSVTGWHGQQRIDLARKVNEYVADLVAKYPSRFGNFATVPLPDVGAAVTEAEYALDSIGADGIVLLSNYDGAYLGDPRFAPLWKALDKRSAVVFIHPGHPQIPLLPDVPGPLVDYPFDTTRNAVHMVFNGVLDNYPNVKIILSHAGGFVPYTVLRFCELQPSLAPDGPNAEQLLAKFKLFYWDTALSSGKYAFSSFLELADSERILFGSDFPYAAPPVAARFTQILDNETGLSDSQKAAFNNINAKKLFARLG; this is translated from the coding sequence ATGGCCGCGGATCGTATTGACGTTCATACACATGTGGTGCCCCCGTTCTGGGGCGAGGCATTGCTGAACCACGGCGGAGACCCATCGGGGTGGGCGATTCCCGGGTGGAGCGCCGACGCACATCTGAAGTTCATGGATGAGAACCAGATCGCCACCAGCGTCCTGTCCTTGACGGCCCCCAGCGTCACCGGTTGGCACGGCCAGCAGCGGATTGATCTGGCCCGCAAGGTCAACGAGTACGTCGCCGACTTGGTTGCCAAGTATCCCAGCCGATTTGGCAACTTCGCGACGGTGCCGCTACCGGACGTCGGGGCCGCCGTCACCGAGGCCGAGTACGCGTTGGACAGCATCGGCGCCGACGGCATCGTGTTGTTGAGCAACTACGACGGTGCCTACCTCGGTGACCCACGCTTCGCACCGCTGTGGAAGGCCCTCGATAAGCGCTCGGCGGTCGTCTTCATTCACCCCGGCCACCCGCAGATCCCGCTGCTACCCGATGTGCCGGGGCCGTTGGTGGACTACCCGTTCGACACCACACGCAATGCCGTACACATGGTGTTCAACGGGGTGCTGGACAACTATCCGAATGTGAAGATCATCCTGTCGCACGCGGGTGGGTTCGTCCCCTACACCGTGCTGCGGTTCTGCGAACTACAGCCCTCTCTGGCGCCGGACGGCCCCAACGCCGAGCAACTGCTGGCCAAGTTCAAGCTGTTCTACTGGGACACCGCGCTGTCCTCGGGCAAGTACGCGTTTTCAAGCTTCCTGGAACTCGCCGATTCCGAACGCATCCTGTTCGGCAGCGACTTCCCTTACGCCGCCCCACCGGTGGCCGCACGGTTCACCCAGATACTGGACAATGAAACGGGTTTGAGCGATTCGCAGAAGGCCGCTTTCAACAACATCAACGCCAAGAAGCTCTTTGCGCGTCTTGGGTGA
- the gabT gene encoding 4-aminobutyrate--2-oxoglutarate transaminase, with protein MTDITYRLPQKRNIVTPLPGPRSSALAERRRAAVSAGVGSTAPVYAVDADGGVIVDADGNSFIDLGAGIAVTTVGASHPAVAAAIADQATHFTHTCFMVTPYAGYVQVAELLNALTPGDHEKRTALFNSGAEAVENAIKVARLATGRPAVVAFDNAYHGRTNLTMALTAKSMPYKSQFGPFAPEVYRMPASYPLRDEAGLTGEEAARRAISRIETQIGAQSLAAIIIEPIQGEGGFIVPAPGFLSTLTAWAKDNGVVFIADEVQTGFARTGAWFASEHDDIVPDIVTMAKGIAGGMPLSAVTGRAELMDAVYTGGLGGTYGGNPVTCAAAIAALGVMRELDLPGRARVIETSVVSRLRTLADEVDVIGEVRGRGAMLAIEIVKPGTLEPDAALTKAIAAEALSQGVLILTCGTFGNVIRLLPPLVIGDDLLDEGITVLADIIREKASRQ; from the coding sequence ATGACCGACATCACCTATCGCCTCCCCCAGAAGCGCAACATCGTGACGCCCCTGCCGGGGCCCCGGTCCAGTGCCCTGGCCGAGCGACGCCGCGCCGCGGTATCGGCGGGCGTCGGCTCCACCGCGCCGGTCTACGCGGTCGACGCCGACGGCGGTGTGATCGTCGACGCCGACGGCAACTCCTTCATCGACCTGGGGGCGGGCATCGCGGTCACCACGGTCGGCGCCTCCCACCCCGCCGTTGCGGCCGCAATCGCGGACCAGGCAACGCATTTCACCCATACCTGTTTCATGGTGACGCCCTATGCGGGGTACGTGCAGGTCGCCGAACTCCTCAACGCCCTCACCCCGGGCGATCACGAGAAGCGCACCGCACTGTTCAACTCCGGCGCCGAGGCCGTGGAGAACGCCATCAAGGTGGCACGGCTGGCCACGGGCCGCCCCGCCGTCGTCGCCTTCGACAACGCCTACCACGGCCGCACCAACCTGACCATGGCGCTGACCGCCAAGTCGATGCCCTACAAGTCGCAGTTCGGGCCCTTCGCGCCCGAGGTCTACCGGATGCCTGCCTCCTATCCGTTGCGTGACGAGGCGGGCTTGACCGGCGAGGAAGCCGCACGGCGCGCGATCTCCCGCATCGAGACCCAGATCGGCGCCCAGTCACTGGCCGCGATCATCATCGAACCCATCCAGGGCGAGGGCGGCTTCATCGTGCCCGCGCCCGGATTCCTCTCCACACTCACCGCATGGGCCAAGGACAACGGTGTTGTCTTCATCGCCGATGAGGTGCAAACGGGGTTCGCGCGCACCGGGGCCTGGTTCGCCTCCGAGCACGACGACATCGTTCCCGACATCGTCACCATGGCCAAGGGCATCGCGGGCGGCATGCCGTTGTCCGCCGTCACCGGACGCGCCGAGCTGATGGACGCGGTGTACACCGGCGGCCTGGGTGGCACCTATGGCGGCAACCCCGTCACCTGCGCGGCCGCCATCGCCGCGCTGGGCGTCATGCGTGAGCTCGACCTTCCGGGCCGCGCACGCGTCATCGAGACCTCGGTGGTGTCCCGGCTGCGCACACTCGCCGACGAGGTGGACGTCATCGGCGAGGTGCGCGGACGCGGCGCCATGCTGGCCATCGAGATCGTCAAACCCGGCACTCTCGAACCCGACGCGGCTCTGACCAAAGCCATTGCCGCCGAGGCACTCTCCCAGGGTGTGCTGATCCTCACCTGCGGAACCTTCGGGAATGTCATCCGCTTGCTGCCCCCGCTGGTCATCGGGGACGATCTACTGGACGAGGGCATCACCGTCCTCGCCGACATCATTCGCGAGAAGGCGAGCCGCCAGTGA
- a CDS encoding NAD-dependent succinate-semialdehyde dehydrogenase, with amino-acid sequence MTDHSTLIDAIPTELWIGGKQVPSSTGARFSVHNPATGAVLTTVADAAPADGATALDEAYAVQQSWAATAPRERAEILRRAWELVMARRDDFALAMTLEMGKPLAESQGEVAYGGEFLRWFAEEAVRINGRYTSSPTGAGRILVTKQPIGPTLAITPWNFPLAMGTRKIGPALAAGCTMIVKPAAETPLTMLLLGQVFADAGLPAGVLSILPTTSASALTGPLIDDARLRKLTFTGSTGVGKILLSQCATRVLRSSMELGGNAPFVVFDDADVDAAVDGAMAAKMRNIGEACTAANRFHVDNAVRAEFTEKLTARMSALTIGAGDESGVQVGPLITAKQRASVDELVRDAVSKGAVITTGGAIADGEGYFYPPTVLTDVPTDARILREEVFGPVAAITGFDGEEAGIAAANDTEFGLAAYIYTANLDRALRVSESVESGMVGVNRGVISDVAAPFGGIKESGIGREAGSEGIEEYLETKYIALP; translated from the coding sequence GTGACCGACCACTCCACGCTGATCGATGCCATTCCCACCGAGCTGTGGATCGGGGGCAAGCAGGTCCCGTCGTCGACGGGAGCCCGGTTCTCGGTGCACAACCCCGCCACCGGCGCCGTCCTGACGACAGTGGCAGACGCCGCGCCCGCCGACGGTGCCACCGCGCTCGATGAGGCTTACGCCGTGCAGCAGTCCTGGGCCGCCACCGCGCCCCGTGAACGAGCCGAAATCCTGCGGCGGGCCTGGGAATTGGTGATGGCGCGGCGCGACGATTTCGCGCTGGCGATGACGCTGGAAATGGGCAAGCCGCTGGCGGAGAGCCAGGGCGAGGTGGCCTACGGCGGCGAGTTCCTGCGCTGGTTCGCCGAGGAGGCCGTGCGCATCAACGGCCGGTACACCTCGTCACCGACCGGTGCCGGCCGGATCCTGGTCACCAAGCAGCCCATCGGCCCGACACTGGCCATCACCCCATGGAACTTTCCGCTGGCGATGGGCACCCGCAAGATCGGCCCGGCGCTAGCCGCCGGGTGCACCATGATCGTCAAACCCGCCGCCGAAACACCGCTCACCATGCTGCTGCTGGGCCAGGTGTTCGCCGACGCCGGGCTGCCCGCGGGTGTGCTCTCGATCCTGCCCACCACCAGCGCCTCGGCCTTGACCGGTCCGCTGATCGATGACGCCCGACTGCGCAAGCTGACCTTCACCGGCTCCACCGGGGTCGGCAAGATCCTGCTGTCCCAGTGCGCCACCAGGGTCTTGCGCTCCTCGATGGAGCTCGGTGGCAACGCGCCGTTCGTGGTGTTCGACGACGCCGACGTGGATGCCGCCGTCGACGGTGCGATGGCGGCCAAGATGCGCAACATCGGTGAGGCCTGTACCGCGGCCAATCGCTTCCATGTCGACAACGCGGTGCGCGCCGAGTTCACCGAGAAGCTCACCGCCCGGATGAGTGCGCTCACCATTGGCGCCGGCGACGAGAGTGGCGTGCAGGTGGGGCCGCTGATCACCGCCAAGCAGCGGGCATCGGTGGACGAGTTGGTGCGGGACGCCGTCAGCAAGGGCGCCGTCATCACCACCGGTGGCGCCATCGCCGACGGCGAGGGCTACTTCTACCCGCCGACGGTGCTCACCGATGTGCCCACGGACGCAAGGATTCTGCGTGAAGAGGTCTTCGGGCCCGTCGCCGCGATCACCGGGTTCGACGGTGAAGAGGCGGGCATAGCCGCCGCCAATGACACCGAGTTCGGCCTGGCCGCGTACATCTACACCGCCAATCTTGATCGTGCGCTGCGGGTTTCGGAGTCCGTGGAATCGGGCATGGTTGGCGTGAACCGCGGCGTCATCTCCGATGTGGCCGCGCCGTTCGGCGGTATCAAGGAATCGGGCATCGGCCGGGAAGCCGGCAGCGAGGGCATCGAGGAATACCTCGAAACGAAATACATCGCACTGCCCTAG
- the speB gene encoding agmatinase gives MQEQLDIPYSGMVSFGQRPFLTDIEQLEKWQPDVAIVGAPFDIGTTNRPGARFGPRAIRSTAYEPGTYHLDLGLEIFDWLEVVDFGDAYCPHGQTEVSHANIRERVHAIASRGIVPVVLGGDHSITWPSATAVADVHGYGNVGIVHFDAHADTAEEIEGNLASHGTPMRRLIESGAVPGTHFVQVGLRGYWPPQDTFEWMKEQGMVWHTMQEIWDRGFKNVMVDAVGEALNKAEKLYLSVDIDVLDPAHAPGTGTPEPGGITSADLLRMVRQLCYEHDVAAVDVVEVAPAYDHAELTVNAAHRVVFEALSGMAARRRDAAGASAGPPSPQAR, from the coding sequence ATGCAGGAGCAACTCGACATCCCCTATTCCGGGATGGTGTCGTTCGGGCAGCGGCCATTCCTGACAGACATCGAGCAGCTGGAAAAGTGGCAACCGGATGTCGCGATTGTCGGGGCACCCTTCGACATCGGGACAACCAACCGCCCGGGTGCGCGGTTCGGCCCGCGCGCGATCCGCTCCACCGCCTACGAACCCGGTACCTACCACCTGGATCTAGGTCTGGAGATCTTCGACTGGCTCGAGGTCGTCGACTTCGGTGACGCGTACTGCCCGCACGGCCAAACCGAGGTGTCGCACGCCAACATCCGTGAACGCGTGCACGCCATCGCCTCCCGCGGCATCGTGCCGGTCGTGCTGGGCGGCGACCATTCCATCACCTGGCCCTCGGCCACGGCCGTCGCCGACGTGCACGGCTACGGCAACGTCGGCATCGTGCACTTCGACGCGCACGCCGATACCGCGGAGGAGATCGAGGGAAATCTCGCGAGCCACGGCACCCCGATGCGGCGGCTCATCGAGTCCGGCGCGGTGCCCGGAACTCACTTCGTCCAGGTTGGTTTGCGCGGATACTGGCCGCCGCAGGACACCTTCGAATGGATGAAGGAACAGGGCATGGTCTGGCACACCATGCAGGAAATCTGGGATCGCGGCTTCAAGAACGTGATGGTCGACGCCGTCGGCGAGGCCCTGAACAAGGCCGAGAAGCTATATCTGTCGGTGGATATCGATGTGCTGGATCCGGCGCACGCTCCGGGCACCGGCACCCCAGAACCCGGCGGCATCACCAGCGCCGACCTCCTCCGTATGGTGCGCCAACTCTGTTACGAACACGATGTCGCCGCCGTGGATGTGGTGGAGGTGGCGCCGGCCTATGACCACGCCGAACTCACCGTCAACGCCGCGCACCGGGTGGTCTTCGAGGCCTTGTCCGGAATGGCGGCGCGGCGGCGGGACGCGGCGGGCGCCAGCGCCGGGCCACCGTCGCCGCAGGCACGCTGA
- a CDS encoding TauD/TfdA dioxygenase family protein, whose product MGDDQTRRIYREAGITVEKLGEHIGARVDGVELRADVPAERVEAIRVALAVNKVLVFTGQHHLDDAAQYGFAALLGEPTLPHPTVRSHGTELLNLEGAANGWHTDVTFVDRIPKASVLRPVTLPSYGGATTWASTVAAYEQLPTPLRSLVEDLWATHTNLYDYASSGASGGVSAERRAACYSEFTSSRYETLHPVVRVHPETGERSLLLGQFVKSFQDLQSAEFAALFQLLQSRITKLENTFRWNWRLGDVAIWDNRATQHYGIADFGEQQRELHRVTLAGDVPVDVRGRRSQILLGDASHYSGIETPQRLELFAA is encoded by the coding sequence ATGGGCGACGACCAGACACGACGTATCTATCGGGAAGCCGGCATCACCGTGGAAAAGCTCGGTGAACACATTGGCGCCCGAGTCGATGGGGTTGAGCTGCGCGCCGACGTTCCCGCCGAACGGGTGGAGGCGATCCGCGTCGCGCTGGCCGTCAACAAGGTGCTGGTGTTCACCGGGCAGCATCACCTCGACGATGCCGCACAGTACGGGTTCGCCGCGCTGCTAGGGGAGCCGACACTGCCGCATCCGACGGTGCGGTCCCACGGCACCGAGCTGCTGAATCTGGAGGGGGCCGCGAACGGTTGGCATACCGATGTCACCTTCGTCGACCGCATCCCGAAGGCATCGGTACTGCGGCCGGTGACGCTGCCGTCCTATGGGGGTGCCACCACGTGGGCGTCGACCGTCGCCGCGTACGAACAACTGCCCACGCCGTTGCGTTCTCTCGTCGAGGATCTGTGGGCCACGCACACCAACCTGTATGACTACGCGTCGTCGGGGGCATCGGGCGGGGTGAGCGCTGAGCGCCGGGCCGCCTGTTACAGCGAGTTCACCAGTTCCCGTTACGAAACCCTGCATCCGGTGGTGCGTGTGCACCCGGAGACCGGTGAGCGCAGCCTGCTGCTCGGGCAGTTCGTGAAGAGCTTCCAGGATTTACAGAGCGCCGAGTTCGCGGCGTTGTTCCAGCTATTGCAATCGCGTATTACCAAGCTGGAGAACACCTTCCGCTGGAATTGGCGGCTAGGCGACGTGGCCATCTGGGATAACCGGGCCACCCAGCACTACGGCATCGCCGATTTCGGTGAGCAACAGCGCGAGCTGCATCGCGTCACGCTGGCAGGGGACGTGCCGGTGGATGTTCGTGGCCGGCGAAGCCAGATCCTGCTCGGGGACGCCAGCCACTACTCGGGTATCGAGACGCCGCAGCGTTTGGAGCTTTTCGCCGCCTGA
- a CDS encoding NUDIX hydrolase — protein MIAYDEELRDRIGERLAGHARRTVDDPEKRRAAVAVVLVDSDLGEDRIDPAPLEDWIGGREIPGHGLDGRMVDVSGGAAFLLCRRASRLNSHAAQWALPGGRLDPGEDAIEAALRELDEELGVALPDSTVLGLLDDYPTRSGYVITPVVVWGGGRLELSPSPDEVVATYRVGLHQLQREDSPRYITIPESPRPVVQIPLGNDLIHAPTGAVLLQVRWLCLEGNGDPVDDLEQPVFAWR, from the coding sequence GTGATCGCGTACGACGAAGAACTGCGAGACCGTATCGGCGAGCGCCTGGCGGGTCACGCACGCAGGACCGTCGATGACCCGGAGAAGCGCCGCGCCGCGGTGGCCGTCGTACTGGTCGATTCGGACCTAGGCGAAGACCGCATCGATCCGGCGCCACTGGAAGACTGGATCGGCGGCCGCGAGATTCCCGGGCACGGACTTGACGGCAGAATGGTCGACGTATCGGGTGGCGCAGCATTCCTGCTGTGCCGCAGGGCCTCTCGGCTCAACTCGCACGCCGCACAATGGGCGCTACCCGGCGGGCGATTGGATCCGGGCGAGGATGCCATCGAGGCCGCGCTGCGCGAGTTGGACGAAGAACTGGGCGTCGCGCTACCCGATTCCACGGTCCTCGGATTGCTCGACGACTATCCGACACGTTCGGGGTACGTGATCACGCCGGTGGTGGTGTGGGGCGGAGGCCGGCTGGAGCTGAGCCCCTCCCCCGATGAGGTGGTCGCCACCTATCGCGTCGGGTTGCACCAGCTGCAACGCGAGGATTCACCGCGCTACATCACGATTCCGGAGAGCCCGCGCCCGGTGGTGCAGATCCCGTTGGGCAATGATCTGATCCACGCCCCGACGGGAGCGGTCCTACTACAGGTGAGATGGCTGTGCCTGGAAGGCAACGGCGACCCTGTCGACGATCTGGAGCAGCCGGTCTTCGCGTGGAGGTGA
- a CDS encoding M28 family metallopeptidase, whose protein sequence is MALFRARGLARGCALLAIAAVASCCAHPATPGAGAPPAPNPNLAADLARSVTVDAMMVHLQQLQQVADANGGNRAEGTPGYDASADYVTKALKDRGFEVQTPELSRLKVLSEGKPLVDIGGRPYALDQASYFAQTPKGGLKANIIRPSGKASGCAASDYGTLKVDGQIAVVDGTGCSVVDKHNVAKEKGATAVLVAMQAGAGEGLFTPNYYEQLNIPVGIIDSGVDTLLRRNSSPVTLVLDMNVAKVRSRSVIAQTATGDPANVVLAGAHLDSVLKGPGINDNGTGVAAVLETALQLGPKPVVNNAVRFAFWTAEEDGLAGSLDYTKNRSPEELNDIALYLNFDMLGSPNAGYFVLDGDQSAAKPDASRPPLDVPEGSAGIERTFAGYLNLAGKRPAAEEFSGRSDYGPFMAAGIPVGGLSSGALDRMSGPEAKTWQGRAGQPFDPNYHGPKDTLANVGKTALGINGPAAAFAVGTYALSTSGPNGVPDRKVRRHSPLER, encoded by the coding sequence ATGGCGTTGTTTCGCGCCCGGGGGCTAGCGCGCGGTTGCGCCCTACTCGCGATTGCGGCGGTCGCGAGCTGCTGTGCGCACCCGGCGACGCCGGGTGCCGGTGCGCCGCCTGCGCCCAACCCGAATCTCGCGGCCGATCTTGCGCGTTCGGTAACGGTGGACGCGATGATGGTTCACCTGCAGCAGCTGCAGCAGGTGGCCGACGCGAATGGCGGAAATCGGGCCGAGGGCACACCGGGTTACGACGCCAGCGCCGACTATGTGACAAAGGCATTGAAAGACCGGGGGTTCGAGGTTCAGACACCTGAGCTCTCCAGACTCAAGGTGCTCAGCGAGGGCAAGCCGCTGGTCGATATCGGCGGCCGTCCCTACGCGTTGGATCAGGCATCGTATTTCGCGCAGACGCCCAAAGGCGGCCTCAAGGCCAACATCATTCGCCCGTCGGGCAAGGCCAGTGGCTGTGCCGCGTCCGACTACGGCACGCTCAAGGTGGATGGCCAGATTGCGGTCGTTGACGGCACCGGGTGCTCGGTGGTCGACAAGCACAATGTTGCGAAGGAAAAGGGTGCCACGGCGGTGCTGGTGGCCATGCAGGCCGGCGCGGGCGAGGGTCTGTTCACCCCCAATTACTATGAGCAGCTGAACATCCCGGTGGGAATCATCGACTCGGGGGTCGACACCCTGCTGCGCCGCAATTCGTCACCGGTAACTCTGGTGCTGGATATGAACGTCGCGAAGGTGCGCTCGCGCAGCGTCATCGCGCAGACCGCGACGGGTGATCCCGCCAATGTGGTGCTCGCCGGAGCTCATCTGGACAGCGTGTTGAAGGGACCCGGCATCAACGACAACGGCACCGGAGTGGCGGCGGTCTTGGAGACCGCGCTGCAGCTTGGGCCGAAGCCGGTGGTCAACAACGCCGTCAGATTCGCGTTCTGGACCGCCGAGGAGGATGGGCTCGCGGGATCGCTCGACTACACCAAGAATCGCAGCCCCGAAGAACTCAACGACATCGCGTTGTATCTGAACTTCGACATGCTCGGTTCCCCCAACGCCGGGTACTTCGTGCTCGATGGTGACCAGTCGGCCGCTAAACCGGACGCGAGCCGGCCGCCGCTGGACGTCCCCGAGGGGTCCGCCGGCATTGAACGCACTTTCGCCGGATATCTCAACCTGGCGGGCAAGCGCCCCGCCGCCGAGGAGTTCAGCGGCAGATCCGATTACGGGCCGTTCATGGCCGCGGGTATCCCCGTCGGTGGACTCAGCTCAGGTGCGCTGGACAGGATGAGCGGTCCGGAAGCCAAGACGTGGCAAGGGCGCGCGGGTCAGCCGTTCGACCCCAACTACCACGGTCCCAAGGACACCCTCGCCAATGTGGGTAAGACGGCGCTGGGGATCAACGGCCCGGCAGCGGCCTTTGCGGTAGGTACCTACGCCTTGTCCACGAGCGGGCCGAACGGGGTGCCGGACCGCAAAGTTCGGCGACACTCTCCGCTGGAGCGTTAG